The following nucleotide sequence is from Thioalkalivibrio sp. XN279.
GGGCCAGCTCGAGTTCGTGCGCCGGGAGCTCGCATCCCGCGGCAGCTGAGCCCTCTTCTCGAGCCCCCGGACACCCCTGGGCGCCGCATGGCGCTTTGCATTGACCGTGCCGGGGCACTAATATGACGCAGTGCAGAAATCATTCGGCGAGGGTCGCTGCGCTCTCGCCACCAGGCGTTTTTACCCGCCCGGTTCTGTGCCATCCCGCTCCCGATCGAGAAGGACAGCCATGACCCACGCACCGTCCGACACTGGTTACCGGATCCTCGGCCCCATGCGCCCCGGCTACGAGGAAATTCTCACCACCGAAGCGATGAATTTCCTTGCGGACCTCGCGCGCCGCTTCGGGCCCCGGGTCGACGAGTTGCTGGAGCGGCGCAAGGTCCGCCAGGCGGACATCGATGCCGGGACGATGCCGGATTTCCTGCCCGAGACTGCGGATATCCGCGCCGGTGACTGGCGTGTTGGCGAGATCCCGGCCGACCTGCAGGACCGCCGCGTGGAGATCACCGGGCCGGTCGATCGCAAGATGATCATCAATGCGCTCAACTCCGGCGCCAAGGTGTTCATGGCGGATTTCGAGGACTCGATGACGCCGGCCTGGGACAACCTGCTGCCGGGCCAGCTCGCATTGCGCGACGCGGTGGCGCGCACCATCAGCTTCACCTCGCCGGAAGGCAAGCAGTACCAGCTCAAGGACCAGGTGGCGACGCTGTTCGTGCGGCCGCGGGGCTGGCACCTGTTCGAGAAGCACGTCGAAGTCGATGGACGCCAGGTGCCCGGCGGACTGTTCGACTTCGGGCTGTACCTGTTCCACAACGCCCAGGCCACCAAAGAGATCGGCTCGGGCCCGTACTTCTACCTGCCGAAGCTGGAGAGCCACGTCGAGGCCCGGCTGTGGGCCGAAGTGTTCCGCTATGCCGAGGATGCCCTCGGGCTCGAGCGCGGCACCATCAAGTGCACGGTGCTGATCGAGACCATTCTCGCGGCCTTCGAGATCGACGAGATCCTGTACGAGCTGCGTGAGCACATCGTCGGCCTGAATTGCGGTCGGTGGGACTACATCTTCAGCTTTATCAAGAAGTTCCAGAACTATCCTGAGTTTACACTTCCAGACCGGCACCAGGTCACCATGGCCACGCACTTCCTGCGCTCCTACTCGCAGCTGGTGATCAAGACCTGCCACCGCCGCGGCGCGCTGGCGATCGGCGGCATGGCGGCGCAGATCCCGATCAAGGGCGATCCCGAGGCCAACGAGGCCGCGCTCGCCAAGGTGCGTGCCGACAAGGAGCGCGAGGCCGGCGACGGCCACGACGGCACCTGGGTGGCGCACCCCGGCCTGGTCCCGGTCGCGATGGAGATTTTCGACCAGCACATGCCGAATCCGAACCAGCTCGACCGCCTGCGCGAGGACGTCGAGGTCTCGGCGGCGGACCTGCTGCAGATGCCGGAAGGCGATATCACCGAGACCGGCCTGCGCAGCAACGTGTCCGTGGGCATCCAGTACATGGCCGCATGGCTCGGCGGCAACGGCTGCGTGCCGCTGTACAACCTGATGGAGGACGCCGCCACGGCCGAGATCGCCCGG
It contains:
- the aceB gene encoding malate synthase A, with product MTHAPSDTGYRILGPMRPGYEEILTTEAMNFLADLARRFGPRVDELLERRKVRQADIDAGTMPDFLPETADIRAGDWRVGEIPADLQDRRVEITGPVDRKMIINALNSGAKVFMADFEDSMTPAWDNLLPGQLALRDAVARTISFTSPEGKQYQLKDQVATLFVRPRGWHLFEKHVEVDGRQVPGGLFDFGLYLFHNAQATKEIGSGPYFYLPKLESHVEARLWAEVFRYAEDALGLERGTIKCTVLIETILAAFEIDEILYELREHIVGLNCGRWDYIFSFIKKFQNYPEFTLPDRHQVTMATHFLRSYSQLVIKTCHRRGALAIGGMAAQIPIKGDPEANEAALAKVRADKEREAGDGHDGTWVAHPGLVPVAMEIFDQHMPNPNQLDRLREDVEVSAADLLQMPEGDITETGLRSNVSVGIQYMAAWLGGNGCVPLYNLMEDAATAEIARAQIWQWIRHPQGVLDDGRKVTYALYEQIRDEELAKIREEVGGDAFSSGHYTEAAKLLDRITAEKHCMDFLTLVAYEAID